One Oryza sativa Japonica Group chromosome 8, ASM3414082v1 DNA window includes the following coding sequences:
- the LOC136351552 gene encoding uncharacterized protein, which produces MAEVLMAVERNREAENAVLQQIAASAAATATHIAQGAGGGGHHAAGGLAEFQRTQPPVFTRSDDPLDADDWLRTIERKLTLIRCPDAEKTNLAAEQLQAAAGDWWENFLAMQPDGRVVTWAQFRDAFRAAHVPKGIMDLKQCEFLSLTQGNKSVMEYLCEFNHLARYAPDDVKTDTRKQNRFMNGLSAEMQLELAAHSFLDFQDLVNRSVVVESKMKNLEAERKRKKAAQISAAGGSQKPRGWQPPPPRFQAPPPPRPQRFVPRPP; this is translated from the coding sequence ATGGCTGAGGTTCTTATGGCCGTGGAGCGCAACCGTGAGGCTGAAAACGCCGTCCTTCAGCAAATCGCAGCAAGTGCAGCCGCTACCGCTACCCACATTGCCCAAGGGGCGGGCGGTGGTGGACACCATGCCGCCGGGGGACTTGCTGAATTTCAGCGTACTCAACCTCCGGTGTTCACTCGCTCCGATGATCCACTTGATGCTGATGATTGGCTTCGCACCATCGAGCGGAAGCTCACTCTTATTCGCTGCCCCGACGCCGAGAAGACCAACCTGGCAGCCGAGCAACTCCAAGCCGCAGCCGGTGATTGGTGGGAGAACTTTCTCGCCATGCAACCCGACGGCCGTGTCGTCACTTGGGCTCAATTTCGGGATGCTTTTCGTGCTGCCCATGTGCCGAAGGGTATTATGGACCTCAAACAATGTGAGTTCCTATCTCTCACTCAAGGCAACAAGTCCGTCATGGAGTATCTCTGCGAGTTCAACCACTTAGCTCGCTATGCTCCGGATGATGTCAAAACCGACACTCGCAAGCAAAATCGGTTTATGAACGGGTTGTCGGCGGAGATGCAACTCGAGCTCGCTGCACACTCTTTTCTGGACTTTCAGGACCTCGTCAACAGGTCCGTGGTCGTGGAAAGCAAGATGAAGAACCTCGAGGCCGAGCGCAAGCGCAAGAAGGCTGCGCAGATTTCAGCCGCGGGTGGTTCGCAAAAACCCCGTGGTTGGCAGCCGCCCCCTCCGCGTTTTCaagcaccaccacctcctcgtcCACAAAGATTCGTGCCACGCCCTCCTTAG